Proteins from one Streptomyces genisteinicus genomic window:
- a CDS encoding dihydrofolate reductase family protein — protein sequence MAKLSLTQFLTLDGVYQAPGGPEEDPSGGFDLGGWSVPYGDDDFGAFMDEVFRTPTAFLLGRRTYEIFASYWPRRTDPADPVAAKLNALPKYVVSTTLDTAEWAGTTVIGREDAAEEVAELKRTTEGEIQMHGSGALAQSLMRHGLVDVLHLLTFPVVLGKGMRLFARGGPAAAFRHTAARTTGSGVTVHTYESAGRPAYGSYV from the coding sequence ATGGCGAAACTCAGCCTCACCCAGTTCCTCACGCTCGACGGCGTCTACCAGGCCCCCGGCGGTCCCGAGGAGGACCCCAGCGGCGGGTTCGACCTCGGCGGCTGGTCGGTCCCGTACGGCGACGACGACTTCGGGGCCTTCATGGACGAGGTGTTCCGCACCCCCACCGCCTTCCTCCTCGGCCGCCGCACCTACGAGATCTTCGCGTCCTACTGGCCCCGCCGGACCGATCCCGCGGACCCGGTCGCCGCCAAGCTCAACGCACTCCCCAAGTACGTCGTCTCCACCACCCTGGACACGGCGGAGTGGGCGGGCACCACCGTCATCGGGCGCGAGGACGCGGCCGAGGAGGTGGCGGAGCTCAAGCGGACCACCGAGGGCGAGATCCAGATGCACGGCAGCGGTGCGCTCGCCCAGTCGCTGATGCGCCACGGCCTCGTCGACGTCCTGCATCTGCTCACCTTCCCGGTCGTCCTCGGCAAGGGCATGCGCCTGTTCGCCCGGGGCGGCCCGGCGGCCGCCTTCCGGCACACGGCGGCGCGGACGACCGGCAGCGGCGTGACCGTGCACACCTACGAGTCCGCGGGCCGCCCCGCGTACGGCAGCTACGTGTAG
- a CDS encoding response regulator produces MTIRLLVVDDDPLVRAGLALMLGGADDIEIVAEAADGAQAIDLAARHTPDVVLMDIRMPVMDGLAATEALRARPGGPDVVVLTTFHADEQVLRAMRAGAAGFVLKDTPPAEIVAAVRRVASGDPVLSPAVTRQLMTHAAGTAADVRGADAVRRLDTLAEREREVAVAVGQGRSNAEIASELYMSLPTVKTHVSRILAKLGLNNRVQIALLAHDAGLLDDDAHREH; encoded by the coding sequence ATGACCATCCGTCTGCTCGTCGTCGACGACGACCCGCTCGTCCGCGCCGGTCTCGCCCTCATGCTCGGAGGCGCCGACGACATCGAGATCGTCGCGGAGGCCGCGGACGGCGCGCAGGCGATCGACCTGGCCGCCCGGCACACGCCCGACGTGGTGCTCATGGACATCCGGATGCCGGTCATGGACGGCCTGGCCGCGACCGAGGCGCTGCGCGCGCGGCCCGGCGGGCCCGACGTCGTCGTGCTGACCACCTTCCACGCCGACGAGCAGGTGCTGCGGGCGATGCGGGCGGGCGCCGCCGGCTTCGTCCTCAAGGACACCCCGCCCGCCGAGATCGTCGCCGCCGTGCGCCGGGTGGCGTCCGGCGATCCCGTGCTCTCGCCCGCCGTGACGCGTCAGCTCATGACCCATGCGGCCGGCACCGCCGCCGACGTCCGCGGCGCGGACGCGGTCCGGCGGCTGGACACCCTCGCCGAGCGGGAGCGCGAGGTGGCCGTCGCCGTCGGGCAGGGCCGCTCCAACGCGGAGATCGCCTCCGAGCTCTACATGAGCCTGCCCACGGTGAAGACCCACGTCTCGCGCATCCTGGCGAAGCTCGGCCTCAACAACCGGGTCCAGATTGCGCTCCTGGCCCACGACGCCGGCCTCCTCGACGACGACGCGCACCGCGAGCACTGA
- a CDS encoding DoxX family membrane protein codes for MDDAAVRLARHGPALLRWSVGLVFLWFGVLKLFPGTSPAEAVAVRAATRMTFGVLPPDAVAPLLALMETAIGVGLLTGLLLRLTLAVFFCHMAGVFLALFLLADEMWQDGFLVPTMEGQYIVKNVVLIAAGLVVAAGERGRRARRRACGPRARPEP; via the coding sequence GTGGACGACGCGGCCGTCCGGCTCGCCCGGCACGGTCCGGCACTGCTCCGCTGGTCGGTGGGGCTGGTCTTCCTCTGGTTCGGCGTGCTCAAGCTCTTCCCCGGCACCAGCCCGGCGGAAGCGGTGGCGGTCCGGGCGGCGACGCGGATGACCTTCGGCGTCCTGCCCCCGGACGCCGTCGCCCCGCTGCTGGCCCTGATGGAGACGGCGATCGGCGTCGGGCTGCTCACCGGCCTGCTGCTGCGGCTGACCCTGGCCGTGTTCTTCTGCCACATGGCCGGCGTCTTCCTCGCCCTGTTCCTCCTCGCGGACGAGATGTGGCAGGACGGTTTCCTCGTCCCGACGATGGAGGGTCAGTACATCGTCAAGAACGTGGTCCTGATCGCCGCCGGCCTCGTCGTCGCCGCCGGTGAACGCGGCCGGCGGGCACGGCGGCGTGCGTGCGGGCCGCGTGCCCGGCCCGAGCCGTAG
- a CDS encoding DMT family transporter: protein MSSLAVPAPLPAPRPAWLTDLPVLLVAVVWGASYLAAKGITTAHTVVAVLVLRFALVLPVLVAVGHRRLRALTPAQWRGAGLLGLVLSCVFLLETYGVVHTSATNAGLIISLTMIFTPLAEAAVTRRRPSRSFLAAAAVSVAGVVLLTQGGGFTAPSTGDLLMLLAAVVRTVHVLLMARTRSVVGADSLSLTTVQLGGAVAVFAALALVPGSGASPWAAAAAFGPREWAGLAFLSVFCTLFAFFVQMWAVRRSSPSRVSLLLGTEPLWAAAAGIAIGGEHLGAWGLSGAALVLAGTAWGRRAAGADEPPAPGPATAGSAPAPRRSRD from the coding sequence GTGTCGTCACTCGCCGTACCCGCACCCCTGCCCGCGCCGCGTCCGGCATGGCTCACCGATCTGCCCGTCCTGCTGGTGGCCGTCGTCTGGGGCGCCAGCTACCTCGCGGCCAAGGGCATCACGACCGCCCACACCGTCGTCGCCGTGCTCGTGCTGCGCTTCGCCCTGGTGCTGCCGGTGCTCGTCGCCGTGGGCCACCGGCGGCTGCGCGCCCTGACGCCGGCGCAGTGGCGCGGGGCGGGCCTGCTCGGGCTGGTGCTGTCCTGCGTGTTCCTGCTGGAGACCTACGGCGTCGTCCACACCTCCGCGACCAACGCCGGTCTGATCATCAGCCTGACCATGATCTTCACCCCGCTCGCCGAAGCGGCCGTCACCCGGCGCAGGCCCTCCCGCTCCTTCCTCGCCGCGGCCGCCGTCTCCGTCGCCGGCGTGGTGCTGCTGACCCAGGGCGGCGGCTTCACCGCACCGTCCACCGGCGACCTGCTGATGCTGCTGGCCGCCGTGGTCCGCACCGTGCACGTCCTGCTGATGGCGCGCACCCGGTCCGTCGTCGGCGCGGACTCCCTGTCGCTCACCACCGTCCAGCTCGGCGGCGCCGTGGCCGTGTTCGCCGCCCTCGCGCTGGTCCCCGGCTCCGGCGCGTCCCCCTGGGCGGCGGCCGCCGCCTTCGGCCCCCGGGAGTGGGCCGGTCTGGCCTTCCTCTCCGTCTTCTGCACGCTCTTCGCGTTCTTCGTGCAGATGTGGGCCGTGCGCCGCAGCTCCCCCTCCCGGGTGAGCCTGCTGCTCGGCACCGAGCCGCTGTGGGCCGCGGCCGCCGGCATCGCGATCGGCGGCGAACACCTGGGCGCCTGGGGCCTGTCCGGCGCCGCCCTCGTCCTCGCCGGCACGGCCTGGGGCCGCCGTGCCGCCGGTGCCGACGAGCCGCCCGCCCCGGGACCGGCCACCGCCGGGTCCGCCCCGGCCCCGCGGCGGTCCCGCGACTGA
- the alc gene encoding allantoicase codes for MSASSIPSFTGDARPYGGGDPYGDYRTAEFPFTQHADLADRRLGAGVIAANDEFFAERENLLKPEPAEFDPEHFGHKGKVMDGWETRRRRGVSAEQPHPTDDDHDWALVRLGAPGVIRGIVVDTAHFRGNYPQAVSVEGTSVDGSPSPEELLGDDVKWTTLVPRTAVGGHAANGFAVDTEQRFTHLRLKQHPDGGIARLRVYGEVAPDPRWLAALGTFDLVALENGGQVEDASDRFYSPATNTVQPGRSRKMDDGWETRRRRDKGNDWISYRLVEQSEIRAVEIDTAYLKGNSAGWAALSVRDGDAGEWREVLPRTRLQPDTNHRFVLDAPAVGSDVRIDIYPDGGISRLRLFGSLTEQGAARLTARHQELGG; via the coding sequence GTGTCCGCTTCCTCCATCCCCTCCTTCACCGGCGACGCCCGTCCCTACGGCGGCGGCGACCCGTACGGCGACTACCGCACGGCCGAGTTCCCCTTCACCCAGCACGCCGACCTCGCCGACCGCCGTCTCGGCGCCGGGGTGATCGCCGCCAACGACGAGTTCTTCGCCGAGCGCGAGAACCTCCTCAAGCCCGAGCCGGCCGAGTTCGACCCCGAGCACTTCGGCCACAAGGGCAAGGTCATGGACGGCTGGGAGACCCGCCGCCGCCGCGGCGTCTCGGCCGAGCAGCCCCACCCCACCGACGACGACCACGACTGGGCCCTCGTACGCCTCGGCGCCCCCGGCGTGATCCGCGGCATCGTCGTCGACACCGCCCACTTCCGCGGCAACTACCCGCAGGCCGTCTCCGTCGAGGGCACCTCGGTGGACGGCTCCCCGTCGCCGGAGGAACTCCTCGGCGACGACGTCAAGTGGACCACGCTCGTCCCGCGCACGGCCGTCGGCGGCCACGCGGCCAACGGCTTCGCCGTCGACACCGAGCAGCGCTTCACCCACCTGCGCCTGAAGCAGCACCCCGACGGCGGCATCGCCCGGCTGCGGGTGTACGGAGAGGTCGCCCCCGACCCCCGCTGGCTCGCCGCGCTCGGCACCTTCGACCTCGTCGCCCTGGAGAACGGCGGCCAGGTCGAGGACGCCTCCGACCGCTTCTACTCGCCGGCCACCAACACCGTGCAGCCCGGCCGTTCGCGCAAGATGGACGACGGCTGGGAGACCCGGCGCCGCCGCGACAAGGGCAACGACTGGATCTCCTACCGGCTGGTCGAGCAGTCCGAGATCCGCGCCGTCGAGATCGACACCGCGTACCTGAAGGGCAACAGCGCGGGCTGGGCCGCCCTGTCCGTGCGCGACGGCGACGCGGGGGAGTGGCGCGAGGTGCTGCCCCGCACCCGCCTCCAGCCCGACACCAACCACCGGTTCGTCCTGGACGCGCCCGCCGTGGGCTCCGACGTCCGCATCGACATCTACCCCGACGGCGGCATCTCCCGGCTGCGCCTCTTCGGCTCGCTCACCGAGCAGGGCGCCGCCCGCCTGACCGCCCGTCACCAGGAGCTCGGCGGCTGA
- the allB gene encoding allantoinase AllB, translating to MSLVLRSTRVVTPEGTRAATVAVAGGRIAAVGPHDAQVPAGARLEDLGDDVLLPGLVDTHVHVNDPGRTAWEGFWTATRAAAAGGITTLLDMPLNSLPPTTTVGNLRTKQDVARPKAHVDTGFWGGALPDNVKDLRPLHDAGVFGFKCFLSPSGVEEFPELDQEQLARSMAEIAGFGGLLIVHAEDPHHLAAAPQRPGPRYADFLASRPRDAENTAIESLIAHAERLRARVHVLHLSSSDALPLIAAAKRRGVRVSVESCPHFLTLTAEEVPDGATEFKCCPPIRESANQDLLWQGLADGTIDCIVSDHSPCTTDLKTPDFASAWGGISSLQLGLPAIWTEARQRGHTLDDVVRWMSEAPARLAGLDRKGAIEAGRDADFAVLAPDETFTVDPANLYHRNQVTAYAGRTLSGVVRSTWLRGERIAENGNLAEPTGRLLERNN from the coding sequence GTGAGCCTGGTGCTGCGGTCCACCCGGGTGGTCACCCCCGAGGGGACGCGGGCCGCGACGGTGGCCGTCGCCGGCGGGCGGATCGCCGCCGTGGGACCGCACGACGCGCAGGTGCCCGCGGGCGCCCGGCTGGAGGACCTCGGCGACGACGTCCTGCTCCCGGGCCTCGTCGACACCCACGTCCATGTCAACGACCCGGGCCGCACCGCCTGGGAGGGTTTCTGGACGGCCACCCGGGCCGCGGCCGCCGGCGGCATCACCACCCTGCTCGACATGCCGCTCAACTCCCTCCCGCCGACCACCACCGTCGGGAACCTGCGCACCAAGCAGGACGTCGCCCGGCCCAAGGCCCACGTCGACACGGGCTTCTGGGGCGGCGCGCTCCCCGACAACGTCAAGGACCTGCGTCCGCTGCACGACGCCGGGGTCTTCGGCTTCAAGTGCTTCCTCTCGCCCTCCGGCGTCGAGGAGTTCCCCGAGCTGGACCAGGAGCAGCTCGCCCGCTCCATGGCCGAGATCGCCGGCTTCGGCGGCCTGCTCATCGTCCACGCCGAGGACCCGCACCACCTCGCCGCCGCCCCCCAGCGCCCCGGCCCCCGGTACGCGGACTTCCTCGCCTCCCGGCCCCGGGACGCGGAGAACACCGCCATCGAGAGCCTGATCGCGCACGCCGAGCGGCTGCGGGCACGGGTGCACGTCCTGCACCTCTCGTCCAGTGACGCGCTGCCGCTGATCGCCGCCGCCAAGCGGCGCGGTGTGCGGGTCTCCGTCGAGTCGTGCCCCCACTTCCTCACCCTGACCGCGGAGGAAGTGCCGGACGGGGCGACCGAGTTCAAGTGCTGCCCGCCGATCCGCGAGTCGGCCAACCAGGACCTGCTCTGGCAGGGGCTCGCCGACGGCACGATCGACTGCATCGTCTCCGACCACTCCCCGTGCACCACCGACCTCAAGACGCCCGACTTCGCATCCGCCTGGGGCGGCATCTCCTCGCTCCAGCTCGGGCTGCCCGCCATCTGGACCGAGGCCCGCCAGCGCGGCCACACCCTCGACGACGTCGTCCGCTGGATGTCCGAGGCCCCCGCACGCCTCGCGGGCCTCGACCGCAAGGGCGCCATCGAGGCGGGCCGCGACGCCGACTTCGCGGTCCTCGCCCCGGACGAGACCTTCACCGTCGACCCCGCGAACCTCTACCACCGCAACCAGGTCACCGCCTACGCGGGCCGTACGCTCAGCGGCGTCGTCCGCTCCACCTGGCTGCGCGGCGAACGGATCGCGGAGAACGGCAACCTGGCCGAGCCGACGGGCCGACTGCTCGAAAGGAACAACTGA
- a CDS encoding SDR family NAD(P)-dependent oxidoreductase, whose product MDGKVALVTGASRGIGAATAVRLARAGADVAITYATDEDGAQEVVRAVRATGRRALALRADAGDVREAAQAVAEAADLLGGLDVLVNNAGVGLIGPLETITAADVDRVLAVNVRGVYLASQAAAARMQDGSRIITVGSCMTQRVPGPGGTLYAMSKSALTGLTKALARELGGRGITANIIHPGPVDTAMNPADGPYAEGQRAGTALGRYGHPDEIAEAVLYLAADSGAYVTGTELSVDGGHAA is encoded by the coding sequence ATGGACGGCAAGGTGGCACTGGTGACCGGCGCGAGCCGGGGGATCGGCGCGGCGACGGCGGTACGGCTGGCGCGTGCCGGCGCGGATGTGGCGATCACCTACGCGACGGACGAGGACGGCGCGCAGGAGGTCGTCCGGGCGGTCCGGGCCACGGGACGGCGCGCACTCGCGCTGCGCGCCGACGCGGGCGACGTCCGCGAGGCCGCGCAGGCGGTGGCCGAGGCGGCGGATCTGCTGGGCGGCCTGGACGTGCTGGTCAACAACGCGGGCGTGGGGCTGATCGGCCCGCTGGAGACGATCACGGCGGCCGATGTCGACCGGGTGCTCGCCGTGAACGTGCGCGGCGTGTACCTCGCGTCGCAGGCGGCCGCGGCACGCATGCAGGACGGTTCGCGCATCATCACCGTCGGCAGCTGCATGACCCAGCGGGTGCCGGGCCCCGGCGGCACGCTCTACGCCATGAGCAAGTCGGCGCTGACCGGGCTGACCAAGGCACTGGCACGGGAGCTGGGCGGGCGGGGCATCACGGCCAACATCATCCACCCGGGGCCGGTCGACACCGCCATGAACCCCGCGGACGGCCCGTACGCCGAAGGGCAGCGGGCGGGCACGGCGCTGGGCCGCTACGGGCACCCCGACGAGATCGCCGAAGCGGTCCTCTACCTGGCCGCGGACTCGGGCGCCTACGTCACCGGCACGGAGCTGTCCGTCGACGGCGGGCACGCCGCCTGA
- a CDS encoding sensor histidine kinase: protein MTRTDYPWLLPSAMAEPDGPDGPDPTPAGKPPRRTVRDWVVDTLAFLAAAGVGVLAAEAAQQAGNAEAVVVADQLVGAAACCALWVRRRFPTGLAVVLLVVAVVAPVASGAAMVALFSLAVHRPFRPVALVGALAVVTTVAQPAVRPDPTTSYLVSAVAGVVLVLLMVGWGMLVRARRQLVAALRERAHRAETEAELRAEQAQRLAREAIAREMHDVLAHRLTLLSVHAGALEFRPDAPPAEVARAAGVIRDSAHEALQDLREIIGVLRAPGDTDGPDRPQPTLVTLDALVDESRQAGMAVVFDNAVADPATVPAATGRTAYRIAQEGLTNARKHAPGAEVTVAVRGGPGDGLGVEVVNPPPAGPVGAVPGSGQGLIGLTERATLAGGRLEHGVTRDGGFRVAAWLPWPS, encoded by the coding sequence ATGACGCGCACGGACTACCCATGGCTGCTGCCCTCCGCCATGGCCGAACCCGACGGCCCCGACGGCCCAGACCCCACGCCCGCCGGGAAGCCGCCGAGGCGCACCGTCCGCGACTGGGTCGTCGACACGCTGGCCTTCCTGGCCGCGGCCGGGGTGGGCGTGCTCGCGGCCGAGGCCGCCCAGCAGGCGGGCAACGCGGAGGCCGTCGTCGTCGCCGACCAGCTCGTGGGCGCCGCCGCCTGCTGCGCGCTGTGGGTGCGCCGCCGCTTCCCGACCGGGCTCGCGGTCGTGCTGCTGGTCGTCGCGGTCGTGGCCCCGGTGGCGAGCGGCGCGGCGATGGTCGCCCTCTTCAGCCTGGCCGTGCACCGGCCGTTCCGGCCGGTCGCCCTGGTCGGCGCGCTCGCCGTGGTGACGACCGTCGCGCAGCCCGCCGTGCGCCCCGACCCCACGACCAGCTACCTCGTCTCCGCCGTCGCGGGCGTCGTGCTGGTGCTGCTGATGGTCGGCTGGGGCATGCTGGTGCGCGCCCGCAGGCAGCTCGTGGCCGCCCTGCGCGAACGCGCCCACCGCGCCGAGACCGAGGCGGAGCTGAGGGCCGAGCAGGCCCAGCGGCTGGCGCGCGAGGCCATCGCCCGCGAGATGCACGACGTGCTGGCCCACCGCCTCACGCTGCTCTCCGTGCACGCCGGCGCACTGGAGTTCCGGCCCGACGCGCCGCCCGCCGAGGTCGCGCGGGCCGCCGGTGTCATCCGCGACAGCGCCCACGAGGCGCTCCAGGACCTGCGCGAGATCATCGGCGTGCTCCGCGCCCCCGGTGACACCGACGGTCCCGACCGCCCCCAGCCGACCCTGGTGACCCTGGACGCCCTGGTCGACGAGTCGCGGCAGGCCGGTATGGCCGTCGTGTTCGACAACGCCGTGGCCGACCCGGCCACCGTGCCCGCCGCCACCGGACGCACCGCCTACCGCATCGCGCAGGAGGGGCTGACCAACGCCCGCAAGCACGCCCCCGGCGCCGAGGTCACGGTCGCCGTGCGCGGCGGGCCCGGCGACGGACTCGGCGTCGAGGTGGTCAATCCGCCGCCGGCCGGCCCCGTCGGCGCGGTGCCCGGGTCGGGCCAGGGCCTCATCGGGCTGACCGAGAGGGCCACCCTCGCCGGCGGGCGGCTGGAGCACGGCGTCACCCGGGACGGGGGTTTCCGCGTGGCCGCTTGGCTACCGTGGCCCTCATGA
- a CDS encoding IclR family transcriptional regulator — protein MPTSDASATDAAKPAASGGVQSLERAFDLLERMADAGGEVGLSELSASSGLPLPTIHRLMRTLVACGYVRQQPNRRYALGPRLIRLGESASRLLGTWARPYLARLVEETGETANMALLDGDEIVYVAQVPSKHSMRMFTEVGRRVLPHSTGVGKALLAHTPADEVRALLARTGMPAATEKTITTPDGFLDALEQVRRAGYAVDDNEQEIGVRCLAVPVPDSPTAAAISISGPAGRVTEAATGRIVPILQEVALDLSAALASTGAGAGTQAQ, from the coding sequence GTGCCGACGTCCGACGCCAGCGCCACCGACGCAGCCAAGCCCGCCGCAAGCGGCGGCGTGCAGTCCCTTGAGCGCGCCTTCGACCTGCTGGAGCGGATGGCCGACGCCGGGGGCGAGGTCGGGCTGAGCGAGCTCTCCGCGAGCAGCGGCCTGCCCCTGCCGACCATCCACCGCCTGATGCGCACCCTCGTCGCCTGCGGGTACGTGCGCCAGCAGCCCAACCGCCGCTACGCGCTCGGCCCCCGGCTGATCCGGCTCGGAGAGTCGGCCTCCCGCCTGCTCGGCACCTGGGCGCGCCCCTACCTCGCACGCCTCGTCGAGGAGACCGGCGAGACCGCCAACATGGCCCTGCTCGACGGCGACGAGATCGTCTACGTGGCGCAGGTGCCGTCCAAGCACTCCATGCGGATGTTCACCGAGGTCGGACGCCGGGTGCTGCCCCACTCCACCGGCGTCGGCAAGGCGCTCCTCGCGCACACCCCCGCGGACGAGGTCCGCGCCCTGCTCGCCCGGACCGGCATGCCCGCGGCGACGGAGAAGACGATCACCACCCCCGACGGCTTCCTCGACGCCCTGGAGCAGGTGCGCCGGGCCGGGTACGCGGTGGACGACAACGAGCAGGAGATAGGGGTCCGCTGCCTCGCCGTCCCCGTACCCGACTCCCCCACCGCGGCCGCGATCTCGATCTCCGGGCCGGCGGGGCGGGTGACGGAGGCCGCGACGGGCCGCATCGTCCCGATCCTCCAGGAGGTCGCCCTCGACCTGTCGGCCGCCCTGGCGAGCACGGGCGCGGGCGCAGGCACGCAGGCGCAGTAG